A genome region from Nocardia sp. NBC_00565 includes the following:
- a CDS encoding TIGR03619 family F420-dependent LLM class oxidoreductase produces the protein MKFTLGIALSPLEQLPELAKTAEECGFSSIALPDSLFYMKSASAKYPYTADGSRFWGPETPWVDPLIGATAMAAVTSRIHFYTNVLKLGSRNPLLLARQVGSVANLSGNRFGFGVGIGWAPEEFEWCGVPYAKRGARVDEMIEVIKLVLGGGMVEYHGEFFDFDPLQISPAPSEPVPFYIGGHTEPALRRAAKVGDGWTSAMMTYDELCATIGKLGALRAEFGRESVPFEIQAVCVDKFGRAGYQDLADAGVTDAIVIPWLADGIGFDGELAAKQESLRRFAAKNIEEPIVAKASV, from the coding sequence TGCGCTCAGTCCGCTGGAGCAGTTGCCCGAATTGGCGAAGACCGCTGAGGAGTGCGGATTTTCATCGATAGCATTGCCGGATTCGCTGTTCTATATGAAATCGGCGTCGGCGAAGTATCCGTACACCGCCGACGGTAGCCGATTCTGGGGACCGGAGACGCCGTGGGTCGATCCGCTCATCGGGGCGACCGCCATGGCGGCGGTGACCAGCCGGATTCACTTCTACACCAATGTGCTCAAGCTCGGTTCGCGCAATCCGCTGCTACTGGCCCGACAGGTCGGCTCGGTCGCCAACCTCTCCGGCAACCGGTTCGGTTTCGGCGTCGGAATCGGTTGGGCGCCCGAGGAATTCGAGTGGTGTGGGGTGCCCTATGCCAAGCGCGGAGCCAGGGTCGACGAGATGATCGAGGTCATCAAGCTGGTACTCGGCGGCGGCATGGTCGAATACCACGGGGAATTCTTCGATTTCGACCCACTGCAGATCAGTCCGGCGCCGAGCGAGCCGGTGCCGTTCTACATCGGCGGCCACACCGAGCCCGCGTTGCGCCGCGCGGCCAAGGTCGGTGACGGCTGGACTTCGGCGATGATGACCTACGACGAACTGTGCGCCACCATCGGCAAGCTCGGCGCACTGCGCGCCGAATTCGGCAGGGAGAGTGTGCCGTTCGAGATCCAGGCGGTGTGCGTCGACAAGTTCGGGCGCGCCGGATATCAGGATCTGGCCGATGCCGGGGTGACCGATGCGATCGTGATCCCGTGGCTGGCCGATGGCATCGGCTTCGACGGTGAGCTGGCGGCCAAGCAGGAATCGCTGCGCCGCTTCGCCGCGAAGAATATCGAGGAACCCATCGTCGCGAAGGCAAGCGTATGA